A genomic stretch from Setaria italica strain Yugu1 chromosome VII, Setaria_italica_v2.0, whole genome shotgun sequence includes:
- the LOC101774397 gene encoding putative disease resistance protein At3g14460: MHDLYHELAEYVSAKEYFRIETSTFSNVKENARHLSLAPSEDHCNEIVQLHALQNEDIKEYHIPGLRTLLVVQKDELEDKGNTLYINFPRGMFKVLGSLRALDLSNTNMENQPHSVGELIHLRYLSLENTKIKCLPESISALFKLHSMNLKSCNSLSELPKGIKFLTNLRHLELPSMDDWNMYMPCGIGELINLQTMHVIKVGSDSGSCGIADLVNLNKLRGELSISGIENVTSAQITPEASIKNKGELCKLIFRWSCVDSMFSDEASSVLDSLQPHPDLEELTIRGFSGVRFPLWLGNHMFCISILELKDCQNSKELPSVGRLPCLKHLSINSLTSIMHVRRMLSVHDETTCGDYGSSTSRAFPVLETLKFMNMDSWELWDEIEATDFPHLQHLTIMRCSKLSGLPSLQALQNLRIKNCESTRVAKFPFPPMY, translated from the coding sequence ATGCATGACCTCTATCATGAGCTTGCTGAATATGTATCAGCCAAAGAGTATTTCAGAATAGAGACATCTACATTTAGCAATGTGAAAGAAAATGCTCGACACTTATCTTTAGCTCCAAGTGAGGACCACTGCAATGAAATCGTACAATTACATGCACTCCAAAACGAAGATATAAAAGAATATCATATTCCTGGCTTGCGAACGTTGTTGGTTGTTCAAAAGGATGAACTCGAGGACAAAGGAAATACTTTGTACATAAATTTCCCAAGGGGCATGTTCAAGGTTCTCGGGTCTTTGAGGGCTCTAGACTTAAGTAACACTAACATGGAGAACCAGCCCCACTCTGTTGGTGAATTGATACACCTTAGGTACCTAAGTCTTGAGAATACCAAAATCAAGTGCCTGCCGGAGTCAATAAGTGCCCTCTTCAAGTTGCATTCGATGAATCTCAAATCTTGCAATAGCCTTAGTGAATTACCTAAGGGGATCAAATTCCTCACTAATCTGAGGCATCTGGAACTGCCATCCATGGATGATTGGAATATGTACATGCCATGTGGAATTGGTGAATTAATAAACCTACAAACAATGCATGTGATCAAGGTCGGAAGTGATTCAGGCAGCTGTGGGATTGCTGACTTAGTTAACTTGAATAAGCTTAGGGGGGAGCTGAGCATCTCTGGAATAGAGAATGTAACAAGTGCACAAATTACTCCTGAAGCTAGCATCAAGAACAAAGGTGAATTGTGTAAATTGATATTCCGCTGGTCTTGTGTCGACTCCATGTTTTCTGATGAGGCATCATCTGTGTTGGATAGTCTTCAACCTCACCCTGATCTGGAGGAGCTGACTATCAGGGGCTTCTCTGGTGTGAGATTTCCTTTATGGCTGGGAAATCATATGTTTTGCATTTCCATTTTAGAACTAAAAGATTGTCAAAACAGTAAAGAACTGCCATCTGTTGGTCGATTGCCTTGTCTCAAACATCTTTCAATCAATTCGCTCACCAGCATAATGCACGTGAGACGAATGCTTTCTGTCCATGATGAAACTACCTGCGGTGATTATGGATCTAGCACCAGCAGAGCCTTTCCTGTATTGGAGACACTGAAGTTTATGAACATGGACTCCTGGGAGCTATGGGATGAGATTGAGGCCACAGATTTTCCTCATCTTCAGCACCTCACCATTATGAGATGTAGCAAACTGAGTGGGTTGCCCAGTCTCCAGGCACTGCAAAATCTCCGTATAAAAAATTGTGAGTCTACTCGAGTTGCCAAGTTTCCCTTCCCTCCAATGTATTAA
- the LOC101774797 gene encoding uncharacterized protein At4g13200, chloroplastic, producing the protein MAPPAASLSLVCCVPFPAPGPRRASTSSTRRLPRFAARSSSGGSRPEPKTGDNESKAVLDAFFLGKAFAEALTERVESVVGEVFSVVGQWQAEQQKQVQEFQEEVVQRAQKAKERAATEVTDDKGPKTLREPSATIVTPAPTSPPPATPTQAE; encoded by the exons atggcgccacccgccgcgtcCCTCTCCCTCGTCTGCTGCGTCCCCTTCCCCGCCCCAGgcccccgccgcgcctccacctcctccaccaggAGGCTTCCCAGATTCGCGGCCAGGAGTAGCAGCGGCGGCTCACGCCCGGAGCCCAAAACAG GTGACAACGAGAGCAAGGCCGTCCTCGACGCCTTCTTCCTCGGGAAGGCCTTCGCGGAGGCGCTCACGGAGCGGGTCGAGTCGGTGGTGGGCGAGGTGTTCAGCGTCGTCGGGCAGTGGCAGGCCGAGCAGCAGAAGCAGGTGCAGGAGTTCCAG GAGGAAGTAGTTCAAAGAGCCCAAAAAGCCAAGGAGAGAGCTGCAACAGAAGTCACTGATGATAAGGGGCCAAAGACTCTAAGGGAACCTTCAGCAACAATTGTCACACCTGCACCTACGTCACCTCCCCCTGCTACTCCCACACAGGCAGAATAG